From Xenopus laevis strain J_2021 chromosome 7L, Xenopus_laevis_v10.1, whole genome shotgun sequence, one genomic window encodes:
- the LOC108696439 gene encoding coatomer subunit delta, whose protein sequence is MVLLAAAVCTKAGKAIVSRQFVEMTRTRIEGLLAAFPKLMNTGKQHTFVETESVRYVYQPMEKLYMVLITTKNSNILEDLETLRLFSRVIPEYCRALEETEISDHCFDLIFAFDEIVALGYRENVNLAQIRTFTEMDSHEEKVFRAVRETQEREAKAEMRRKAKELQQARRDAERQGKKAPGFGGFGSSGGSSMSNSAVSLITDTIIEPEKTKSAPVPSRPSGSGKALKLGAKGKEVDNFVDKLKSEGETIVTPSSGKRQSEVAKVLAPPVNMESVHLRVEEKISLTCSRDGGLQNMEVHGLVMLKVSDDKFGRIRVYIDNEDKKGVQLQTHPNVDKKLFTSDSVIGLKNPEKAFPLNSDVGILKWRLQTTDETFIPLTINCWPSESGNGCDVNIEYELQEERLELNDVVITIPLPAGVGSPVIGDIDGDYHHDSRRNTLEWTLPVIDSKNKTGSLEFSIAGHPNDFFPVTVSFVSKKNYCSLHVTKVAQVDGNSSVRYSTETSFVVDKYEIL, encoded by the exons GTGCTGCTGGCGGCAGCAGTGTGCACCAAGGCTGGTAAGGCCATTGTATCAAGGCAGTTTGTTGAGATGACCCGCACACGTATTGAAGGACTTTTGGCCGCTTTTCCAAAGCTTATGAACACAGGAAAGCAGCATACGTTTGTTGAGACAGAAAGTGTTCGGTATGTTTACCAACCCATGGAGAAGCTCTACATGGTTCTTATCACTACCAAGAACAGCAACATCCTGGAGGACCTTGAAACACTCAGACTGTTCTCGAGGGTG ATTCCTGAGTACTGCAGAGCTCTGGAAGAGACAGAGATTTCAGATCACTGCTTTGACTTGATCTTTGCATTTGATGAGATTGTTGCTCTTGGATACAGAGAGAATGTAAATCTGGCTCAAATAAGAACTTTCACAGAGATGGACTCACATGAGGAAAAGGTGTTCCGGGCAGTCAGAGAG ACACAGGAGAGAGAAGCCAAAGCAGAGATGAGACGCAAGGCCAAGGAGCTTCAGCAGGCCAGAAGGGATGCAGAGAGGCAGGGCAAGAAAGCCCCTGGATTTGGAGGGTTTGGAAGTTCAGGTGGCTCCTCCATGTCCAACAGTGCAGTGTCACTCATTACAGATACCATCATTGAACCAGAGAAAACAAAGAGTGCTCCTGTTCCATCAAG GCCTTCTGGTTCTGGCAAAGCCCTGAAACTGGGCGCAAAAGGGAAGGAGGTGGATAATTTTGTGGACAAACTGAAATCTGAAGGAGAAACTATTGTCACCCCTTCATCTGGCAAGAGGCAGTCAGAAGTGGCCAAAGTGCTTGCTCCCCCTGTGAACATGGAGAG TGTTCACTTAAGGGTTGAAGAAAAAATCTCCCTTACCTGCAGTCGGGATGGAGGCCTTCAGAATATGGAGGTCCATGGACTAGTCATGCTCAAAGTGTCGGATGATAAGTTTGGCAGGATCCGTGTCTATATTGATAATGAAGATAAAAAAGGAGTACAACTGCAG ACTCATCCTAATGTGGACAAAAAACTTTTCACTTCGGATTCTGTAATTGGGttgaaaaacccagaaaaagccTTCCCCTTGAATAGTGATGTGGGCATCTTGAAGTGGAGATTACAGACCACAGATGAGACCTTTATTCCCCTCACCA TTAACTGTTGGCCATCAGAAAGTGGGAATGGCTGTGATGTTAACATAGAATATGAGCTGCAAGAAGAAAGGCTGGAGCTGAATGACGTTGTCATTACCATTCCTCTACC GGCTGGAGTAGGATCTCCAGTAATAGGAGATATAGATGGAGATTATCACCATGACAGTAGGCGAAATACACTTGAATGGACACTGCCAGTTATAGATTCCAAGAACAAGACGGGGAGCCTGGAGTTCAGCATCGCTGGACACCCAAATGACTTCTTCCCTGTCACTGTGTCTTTTGTGTCCAAAAAGAACTACTGTAGCCTACAT GTGACCAAAGTAGCCCAGGTGGATGGAAACAGTTCAGTGAGATATTCTACTGAAACATCCTTTGTGGTGGATAAGTATGAAATTCTGTAA